A part of Manduca sexta isolate Smith_Timp_Sample1 chromosome 10, JHU_Msex_v1.0, whole genome shotgun sequence genomic DNA contains:
- the LOC115444190 gene encoding uncharacterized protein LOC115444190 produces MSFTSEDLILAVMRRPALWDPSDPGYSDKNKVNMMWKQIQRLNKYDNVVRIRKKWKNLRDQYRKELKKYPPARPGQPPSKFKSTWKHFDAMSFVRDQVSRNLGEPSAEPQDSDDSDEEQDRPLRETAQARVRGPSPDPSESSSMASRKRSSYDLRLEFVNIQKKKLLMQQKELREKRKREKQRERERCDDDYMFLMTLLPHMRQFSQAQKLRVRNRMYSVVLAELEGQGQFTETFEYDNKIE; encoded by the exons atgtCGTTTACATCTGAGGACCTGATACTAGCAGTGATGCGGCGGCCAGCGCTGTGGGACCCCAGCGACCCTGGCTACAGCGACAAGAACAAAGTCAACATGATGTGGAAACAGATACAGCGGCTGAATAAATACGACAACG TCGTTAGAATAAGAAAGAAATGGAAAAATTTGAGGGATCAGTACCGAAAGGAATTGAAGAAGTACCCACCGGCTCGTCCGGGACAGCCGCCTAGCAAGTTCAAATCCACCTGGAAGCACTTCGACGCGATGTCGTTCGTGCGGGACCAAGTGTCGCGTAACCTCGGCGAGCCGAGCGCCGAGCCGCAAGACAGCGACGACAGCGATGAGGAGCAAGACAGACCGCTGAGAGAAACAGCTCAAGCCCGGGTTCGCGGCCCCTCCCCCGATCCTTCAGAATCCTCGTCCATGGCGAGTCGCAAGAGAAGTTCGTATGACCTCCGACTAGAGTTTGTTAATATACAAAAGAAGAAATTACTCATGCAGCAAAAAGAACTAAGAGAGAAACGTAAGAGGGAGAAACAGCGTGAAAGAGAGAGATGCGATGATGATTACATGTTCCTGATGACGCTGTTGCCGCACATGAGGCAGTTTAGTCAGGCACAGAAGCTGCGCGTTAGGAATAGAATGTACTCCGTCGTTCTGGCCGAGTTGGAAGGACAGGGCCAGTTTACTGAAACGTTCGAGTacgataataaaatagaataa